A DNA window from Hymenobacter aquaticus contains the following coding sequences:
- a CDS encoding murein L,D-transpeptidase catalytic domain family protein, with protein MAALLAGTAGCQSVGEKSQATAAAVPGQRQPLAPDTLSPAAALPDSLRPTVLAPVPGLSDSLRREVAALHQALGPAAQALRPAVLERACVGYLTLRHAGRIRRPGVLAVADMDLPSTEKRLWVLNLKDRKVVHRSYVAHGRGSGWVRARRFSNRIKSACTALGFYRTADTYAGKHGLSRRLHGLDRGQNSNALDRYVVLHGADYAGPEYLRQHGQLGYSRGCPALPPEQYRAIINAVGEGACLLLSGPGLESKWLDGAVAARQLAARGWQ; from the coding sequence GTGGCGGCTCTGCTGGCCGGTACAGCGGGTTGCCAGTCGGTAGGGGAGAAGAGCCAGGCCACGGCCGCCGCTGTGCCCGGGCAGCGCCAACCGTTAGCACCCGATACCCTGAGCCCGGCGGCCGCGCTACCCGATTCGCTGCGGCCCACGGTGCTGGCACCCGTGCCGGGCCTGTCCGATTCGCTGCGGCGGGAGGTGGCCGCGCTGCACCAGGCCCTGGGGCCGGCGGCGCAAGCCCTGCGGCCTGCCGTGCTGGAGCGGGCCTGCGTGGGCTACCTCACGTTGCGCCATGCCGGCCGCATCCGCCGCCCCGGCGTGCTGGCCGTAGCCGACATGGACCTGCCCTCCACCGAAAAGCGCCTGTGGGTGCTGAATCTGAAGGATCGGAAGGTGGTGCACCGCAGCTACGTGGCCCACGGCCGCGGGTCGGGGTGGGTGCGGGCCCGGCGCTTCTCCAACCGCATCAAGTCGGCGTGCACGGCCCTGGGCTTCTACCGCACCGCCGATACCTACGCCGGCAAGCACGGCCTCTCGCGCCGCCTGCACGGCCTCGACCGGGGCCAAAACAGCAACGCCCTGGACCGCTACGTGGTGCTGCACGGCGCCGACTACGCCGGGCCGGAGTACCTGCGCCAGCACGGGCAGCTGGGCTACAGCCGCGGCTGCCCCGCCCTGCCGCCCGAGCAGTACCGGGCCATTATCAACGCGGTGGGGGAGGGCGCCTGCCTGCTGCTCAGCGGCCCCGGCCTGGAATCGAAGTGGCTGGATGGGGCCGTGGCCGCCCGGCAGCTGGCCGCCCGCGGCTGGCAGTAA